The DNA sequence TTTGTGCAACCCGGAAggtttaaatggtaaatgcaaCAGTGATGTTGGGTTGTGATTTAAATTTGCATGAAAAtatcaaatgttttgttaaaatacaCAAGAATGAATGCGTAATTTGATCCTTTTTTATTACAGGGCAGGCCTCACACATATACTAGGAGagtattgatttattttcacaacaatttaattcATATCATAAATGGCTGACTGAAGTTATAGTCTATGTTAGTGCATTTTGAATGATcggattcatttttttgtatttcttgcaagataatcaagtgtaaatcaGATATGTAGACAAGAATTAATGGTAAATCCACtcatattttagtttaataaagttcagcccactgttgtttgtCCGCATATAAATAAACGTGGAACGTTCTatcacactgtatggtcacgtcaaaacaaacattgaacTGTGATCCTGGCTTGATCACGTTTTGCTAGCGTCATATGTacgttgtccgctgtgatggttGTTTTTACCTTatagtaaaatatgtgattcaGTCCAAATGGTACTTCCAATAttgatttcatatttattttattttgaaacgacATCACAATGGTATAGAATCTATACCATTATGATGTCGTTTTCTATACTATAGATCAAGTTATTTAGTCGATTGTCTCAGTCTGACCGATCTGATTGGATACATCGATTAACGGTGTTTACTGATTATGGCTGAAAATATGCTTCTGCGCGCAAAAACGCCGTTTTCCATTGTGCCGTCCACGCCGGATGTTGATGTCATTGTAAACACATCAGCGAGGCGGATTTGCGCCTTCTGTGGACCAACAGACGGACCGACCGaccgacagacagacaggcagaggatgctgctgctgttcttgtAACCCCTCACCTACTAGATCATCCTTTTGTGCGCGGCGCGCTGCAGGCTCATATCTCTGCGCTCTGCCCAGCTGTCTCCCCCGGCATTGGTCCGCCGTGCGCAGACACGTAGCCGCGTCGTCGACCAAcccccccattttttttctccctccggCAGATTTGGAGAACCGGCGAGCGGTGGGACGACCAGCGGCTGCAGCACTGACCCGCCGCGGCAGGACGGAGCTCTCCTCAGCCAGAGTAAGTCCAATGGAAAACGCCTCCAGAATTGACCGCAGcgtggtttttatttgtatttactgtggcaaattagaaaaataaaagcagttttcttCTCTGCTGTCTCTGTCTGagcagggggaggggggtgttgcTTCTTGTCGCTATCTGCGTTATTACCGGGTGGAGATGAGTGAGGAACCCACGGGTGACAACcccacttttaaaataaatatttttaaagcaaaaagtaaaactaatagagttgaaacaaacaaaaccgccctacttttcattgaaaacaaTCAATGTCATTCATTTGAATCTATTGACGCGCCAAAGCCTTTCAAACCAGAATTTTAGCGCTTTTAATTAGAAAAGCTTTAAATTTAACTTAGATTACCCGATTTTAACGTcgatttttcattaaatatcATGCTTTTGCTATTAAATCTAGAAACGCCGTTGCACAGACTACGATTATATTTTCATATACGTAATTAGAACGCATTTCGTGTGCATTTTATCCCTTATTTTGGgcttttttgtcattatttgtGTAATAAATTGGGTTATTTTAGGACGTTTCCCCCCCAGTCCAGCTCCTGCCCTCACGGCGAAACTCGTGTCCTAACACGTTGCTGGAAGGGGGTGTGTATCTGGCAGAAGAGGGAACAGCCAATCAGCGCCGGAGTTCCACCCACACTGTGGCGCTTGTTTACTACGAATACTCGATGCTGATTGGTGGAAAGCTGGGGGAAAGTCTGGCTTTGTGCTGCATTCGGTGGCGCACAAAATGTGGGATAGTTAaagattccccccccccccccccgtattGGCTGGAGGGACATTCGACGAGTAAAAAAGTGAAAGcagtaaataaagaaacacatcttatttcctttatttaaaagttgttttcatgtttcaagACGATAAAGACTTTTTATGCTACAAAATATGGAACATTGTGCAACTGAACTTAACATTTCTGTGTtgatgttttcacatttttttcaatgctaTTTTAATTTCCTTGTCcttaatattatatattttttaaaataccttaaattaataattttgtgcacacaaattagcattttgtggccacaatttAGTAGTTTATTAGTAGATTTTTTGTGCTGAAGAAATAGCTTTTTGTGAACACAAATGAGTGTTTTGTGGACAGGAAGTAGTATTTGTGGGACCAAATTAGTATtgtgtgcacacaaattagcattttgcgCAAACAGGTATTTTCTCAGCACAAATGAGCATTTGTTTTAGATAGATTTTTCTCTGGTGcctatttataaaaaatgaacacgatcaaaaatacaatttattaaattgagcaaaaatgctccagttatatatcatttttttaaatgtctaaagTAAACAAGCAACTTCTATTGCATCATATTTGTCTGTGCAAAAATCCATAAAATCCCATAAATGATTAACCTTTCAAGTATTTGTTTTGGATTGTTCCATCCAGTGTTTGACGAATGCAGCTTTGCCCCCGTTTTACCTCTGTGCGACTCAGCTCACTGTAGCCAAACGTCAGATTATGTCTGTGGAATGTCTGTCACATGCTCTAtcagagacagaaaacaaaactacaTTAAGCTTCGCTTCAGACGCTATCTGAGTTTGCTCAAGACTGCGGTTTTGTCTTTTCCTGCAGTCATTTCCAAATCTCGggtggttttcttcttcacacCATCAGGCAAAGAAATGCGGATGGAATGAGAGCACTGGTGTTTCCAACTTTgctgaaaacctttaaaaaaatcacattgttgttttaaaaaactatGTTGTTGTGCAGATATTGAAAGAAAACTTCTCCTAGAAGGGGGTTTGTGGAGggattgttttctttatttaaactcaTGTAAACAGCCGAGTAAAAGTGGAATTCCACTGACTTGCTGCTATAAGTTGCCAGGCTACCAAGATTAAAAATGCAATGAAACGTGTTTCTTTGTGCGTCTGCAGAGGAGTGGGATCCTTCACAGTGTGCAGCAGCATTATGGCAGCTATGGGACCAGAGGACAGAGCTGGAGCAGAGCCAGTCGGGACGGCCGCCTGTCCGTTTGGCCAACACGTTTCTGCAGCAACACACGGCGGTGAAAGACCAGACGGGCAAAAGACTCTGGTGAGAAAGCTAAAGCCTGAAACTCCACTTTAATCGCTGGCTGTTATTTTGGTTTCTTAAAGGTTTGATTGAAATAGGCCAAAGCCACTGACACACCTGGAATGTCGCgcacattcaagaacctgcgtttagcCCACAGTGTTCCCCCTGGACAATCAGGGAAGGGCGGCTtcggtcaaagtttgacctggttaaaCTTGTAAGACGTGATCAATGGCCACActttttgtacgtagagcttGAAAATAATTGGAGAAACTGGCGTAGCTATgtgtgaacgcaagagtttgaACCTGGAAGCCcgaaatgcacatttacatagactttttattaagAGTGGCCACTTAAACACGTTTCcgagggtggtgtgaatgtGGCTTCAACAGTTGTTTCATTTCTTCTTATTAACTGAGAAGACCAAAAACCAGGCTTTAACCATAGGCTCACCAGATCTCTACCTCCCTCTGAAGGTGCTGACCCAAAGATGTGTCCAGGCAGAGAGCTTTCATCACAAGAGCAAAGCAGCAGGCCAGGGCAGCCAAGCGGCTCCCTTCCACAATGCCGGGTCTTCTGTGCACTTTGGCAACGTGGCAGGAGCTGTGGAAGTTCAGAACAGGTGAGACCCGCACCAGGAACTAGTTTGGCGTTTGATACATTTGAACCAAAGCTGAATGTGTTGCTTTGCCCTTCGTCCAGCTTCAGGAGTCCTGAGTCGGTGGAGATGGACGAGATCATGGCAGCCATGGTTCTAACCAGTCTGTCCTGCAGCCCCGTAATCCAGAGCCCCCCACAAACAGATCCTGGACCAGGTCTGACTCCCTACTTCTcatctttaatttttcaattttaattaatgattggatcagaacagaacccaCAAACATAACATCGTTGAGTTGTCATTTAAATACAGTTCTGCAACTTTAATTGATTACAATCCTTAATTAAACTTGCGAAATCAGTTGGGAGTAAACAAGTGTTGTACAAACCTTGCAAACATTCTGAAAGACATTGTGGCCCAAATCATTGTCCATCCATTTAAAAAGACTCTCCTCTTTGCTTGAGGACTGCACAGTAGAAACGTGTTGTGGGAGGTCTCTTTGATAAGTGCTGCAGTgattatgtatatttttaaagacccactctaatgaaaatcttgtttttggtgtttttaacatgttctgacaactttctcatgatggaggacatgcaaaaaagagttaggcttaaaactgcatttttgagtatttctctattcaaattgttgtgaatccgaTCAGGggcagacggctggatagctccgaaaTTCcggctatttttgttgcaccactaatgtttgcttggggggggtgaggggttcTAAGCCAGAGGGTGAGGGGTGGATGtgactgctgctgtgctgaTCTGTGTCTCCATAGAAAGCTGTGAAGTGGTAGTCTCGAAGAATGACCCACGGCTCATCTGTATTAGTTCAAAACTAGATGagctaaaaaacaataaagtgaaGCATTTTTCCGCCTCAGCAGGTCAGAGTGGGACAGACGAGCTCCAGCAGAGAGCAGACTCAAATACAGTTTAGGTGCCCTAATTAAAACTCTTGGACCTCGTGTCGCAAGGAGGTGGCTTTTCACAAACCCACTTTGTCTCCTCCAGCTGCCTCGTCCTCGTCGGTGGACATGGAGAGCGGTGGCGGCGAGCTGTCAGACAGCGGCAGCAGCGGCTACTGGAGCTGGGACCACGGCAACGGGAGTCCGGCCCCGTCGCCGTCTGTCACTGAGATGGACAGCAGCCTGGATGAAGGCCTGCAGTTGGAACTGGAGCCGGCGGAGGAGCATACGGCCAAGAGGCCGAAGGTAGCCGTCCACCTGATTGGATCTCCTGACAAAGACGCCCCGTTAGCCATTTCCTGACTCTGTTGTCCTCCTTCTGTTCCAGAACTCTTTCAGAAGTGTGTATAGGTGTCTGTGGCCCAGCTGCAGAAAAGTTCTCACGTCTTCCGTCGGAATAAAAAGGCACATCCGTGTGATGCATCTGGGGTGAGCTTAGTTTTCATTCTCCTTAGGCCTGAAGAACACCTGAGCTGTCTTATTTAAAGCAGATATTTTGTGAAAATTGGAAAGAAAGCTCTAAACTGCTGATTATTGGTATTAGATAATGAAAAATATCATTCTTTCCCCTCAATTAGTTCATTATTTGCTCGTTCGATAATAAAAGAAGCACTGACTTTCTACTGGATCGAGTGAGTTTGACCACACCCTCTGAAAATGGCTTCACGCCAGCTCCAAccaattaagtcaattcaggcGCTATTTCTTTCTCAatatggacgccgccatgttgaagccAAGAATTGTCACTAAGCAGTGATGGGTCTAAGCCTGTCTGAGTcctcatttctatggcaaccactcccaccaatcaggagtgagcttgttggaagtccacttgaaagcagactacatgaaatctgttaatcaaatgttttattgagACTTCTGATTattcagtttataacttgaataaaaatatcttgggggggggggggttataattagcaagaacatgttaaaaagaaaagaatggttattctgacaaatagaatgactgacaaCCATGTTTTCTACACTATAGAGTGCATCGTGAAAACAGACTATAGGCAcactgtcatttattttaaataaaggttttgaaGTGTGCGTTATAGTACACAAAATGCTGCAATatatgtttatttctcaatagaagtctatgaaaTTTTCTTGTTTGGAAAGTTGGACAGTCAATCAGAAGAACATCCACATCCATGCTTGTTAAAAGGAAACCCCATAATCAAAGTTTGTTGGATTCTGTTGTTCAGTTTTGTCTAAtattt is a window from the Oryzias latipes chromosome 24, ASM223467v1 genome containing:
- the LOC101160526 gene encoding zinc finger protein 395 isoform X1, whose protein sequence is MAAMGPEDRAGAEPVGTAACPFGQHVSAATHGGERPDGQKTLVLTQRCVQAESFHHKSKAAGQGSQAAPFHNAGSSVHFGNVAGAVEVQNSFRSPESVEMDEIMAAMVLTSLSCSPVIQSPPQTDPGPAASSSSVDMESGGGELSDSGSSGYWSWDHGNGSPAPSPSVTEMDSSLDEGLQLELEPAEEHTAKRPKNSFRSVYRCLWPSCRKVLTSSVGIKRHIRVMHLGSGSDQSQREEDFYYTKICCETVEACSVPPPAQQALGQAFSSAHLSWAPCAPPPSSDLQMPPTPRPRSNSSSGPGPSRLSPLSQSAPSSFWQIHSEHLYQACSPVQVSGVPRSPCSQAWPPSTSVSGNSSTQLVKPRCRSVSVGEQWLQQNRLQPISASPSRTHCTFRKGRGEAKKCRKVYGVERKDQWCTACRWKKACQRFPD
- the LOC101160526 gene encoding zinc finger protein 395 isoform X2, with the translated sequence MAAMGPEDRAGAEPVGTAACPFGQHVSAATHGGERPDGQKTLVLTQRCVQAESFHHKSKAAGQGSQAAPFHNAGSSVHFGNVAGAVEVQNSFRSPESVEMDEIMAAMVLTSLSCSPVIQSPPQTDPGPAASSSSVDMESGGGELSDSGSSGYWSWDHGNGSPAPSPSVTEMDSSLDEGLQLELEPAEEHTAKRPKNSFRSVYRCLWPSCRKVLTSSVGIKRHIRVMHLGGSDQSQREEDFYYTKICCETVEACSVPPPAQQALGQAFSSAHLSWAPCAPPPSSDLQMPPTPRPRSNSSSGPGPSRLSPLSQSAPSSFWQIHSEHLYQACSPVQVSGVPRSPCSQAWPPSTSVSGNSSTQLVKPRCRSVSVGEQWLQQNRLQPISASPSRTHCTFRKGRGEAKKCRKVYGVERKDQWCTACRWKKACQRFPD